The genomic window TAAATACACATCAAAAGGAAATTTTATGGTTAAGCCTATGATAACAGAGGGAACAGAGGATGCAAATAGTAATGTTAAAAAGAGTGGAACTATAATGAGTTTCTTAAAGAAATTATTTAGAGTTGGTATATAACTATGAAGTTTAGCGATTTAGTTCAAATAATATGGAAGAATATGTGGAAAAGGCGAACTAGAACCATATTTACCATGAGTGGAGTAGTTATAGGATGCCTTGCCGTATTCATAATAAGTTCTATAACAAATGGATTCCAAAAATATTTAACAGATGAAATGGAAAGTATGATGGATACATCAGTTATAACTTTAACTCCATATTGGGGGGCAGAAGAAGGTAAGGATAAAAAGGAAGGGGCTTCTAAAAAAACAAAATTAGATAATAAATCTGTTGAAGAGCTTGAAAAACTATATTTTATAACAGAAGTAATGCCTAAGAAGTATACTAATGTAAGTACTAAGTTAAAAAAAACAGAAGGATTTGCAAGAGTTTTAGCTACAGATTTTATAACAAATAAAGAAGAGGACTTATTATTTGGAAGATATCCTAGAAAGGGAAGTAAAGAGATAGTTTTAGGATATGAAACTGCAAAGGAGCTTCTAGGATATACATGGGAAGAAAAGGTTAAAGATGAGGATGAATATAATTCATTAATAGGAAAAAGTGTGAAAATGGGTATCAATTTGGGATATGATGAAGATGGAAAACTTATTGATGGTAAAAAATTTAGTGCTAAAATAGTTGGAGTCTTAAGCAATGGCAAAATGGAATATAATTATTTAATACAAGCACCAATTAAGTTTGTAGATAGTATTATAAAATCTAATGTTAATCTTCCAAAAGAAGAAATAGACAAGATGTTAAATACATACGAAGAAATTGGAGTTAAAGTAGATGATAAAAGTAAGTTAGAGGAATATGAAGAAACTTTAAAATCTATGGGATATTCTACTAGATCTCTTATAGATTTTGAAAAACAGAGTAAATCTATGCTTTTAGGGGTAACTTTAGTACTTGGAACACTAGCAGGAATTTCTTTATTAGTTGCAGCACTTGGAATAACTAATACTATGGACATGGCAATATATGAGAGAAATAAAGAAATAGGAGTAATTAAAGTTATTGGAGGAAGTCTAAATGATGTCAGAAAGATATTTGTTGGAGAAGCTTGTGCGATATCTTTCACCGGTGGATCTATAGCGATAGTATTAGGATTAATAGTAGATTTAATAATTAATAATGTTGGGAAGTCAATGACTCAATCAATTATGGGACAACCTATTTCGTCAATAGCTATACCTAGTATAGGATTAATTATAGGAATATTAACCTTTAGTTTATTTATAGGTTTTATAGCTGGAATATTACCAGCAAATAAGGCTGCAAAAACTAATGTAATAACAGCAATTAGATAATAGTATAAGAGGAGATATAGATTGTTATGATTTATATTTCCTTTTATTTTTATTATACAGAAAGATTTAGTATAAAAAATTATTGATATGGGAAAATAGTTTTATAATAAAGCTTATTTAAGGAGTGAATAGATTATGAAGAAATTTGCAATAATGACATTAATACTTACAATAATTTCAGGAGCGGTGGGATGCACAAATAAAAAAGTTGAACAGCCATCTATAGATAAAAATCAACCACAATCAAGTGATCAATCATCTCCTCAACAAAATACATCTAAAAATGATAGTAACTCTATAGAAAAAGCTGTAGAGGAAAATAAAGATAATATAAAAGATTTATATGAAGATTTAAGAGAAGAGTTAATAAAACAAAAAAATAATTTTGATAAAGAACATTGGGAAGAATTTTCAACAGAATTTAATAATGAAAAAGAAAAGATTAAAAATGTAGTAAAGGATAATTATTTAAATGAAGCTGTAAGACATTTAGATGAGTTATATACAGAATATGACACGGCGATAAAAGAGCAGAAAGATATTAATTTAGAAAGAATAGAATCAGTAAAAAATAAACTTGAAGAAATAATTAATAAATAGGAATTTTAAACAAGGATTAGATAAAGTATCTAGTCCTTTTTGTTTTTTTATTGATTAGAGTATATAATAAAACTATTATATTACATATATTAGGAGATTATAATGAATTACGTTTATATATTAAAGTGTGCAGATAATACTTTGTATACTGGATGGACAAACAATTTAGAAAAAAGATTAAAAACCCATTCATTAGGAAAGGGTGCTAAATATACTAGGTGTAGATTGCCTATAGAGCTTGTATATTACGAGACTTTTGATGATAAAATTTTAGCCATGAAAAGAGAATATGAAATAAAGCAATTAAAACGAGAAGAAAAATTAAATATAATAAAAGGAAATAAATAGTTTTAGATGGTTGAAATTTACAATAAAATTGGATAAAATTGTAAATATAGACTGGGGGAATAACTATTATGAAGATGAAGAAGGGAACATTAATTTTAAGTTTTTTTATACTTATTCTAACTTTAGTTGGATGTAAAGAAGAAGTGCATATGGATTCTAAGGAAACTGTAACATTTTTTATAGATTCATTATGCTCAGGTGACTTTAAATCTGTAGATAAAGTATTAAAGTATCCTAAGTATAATAAATTAATAACTAAAGATGAAAAATTAAAGGAAATGTATAGTGTTCTATTTGCTAAATGTAAAGTAGAGATTTTAGATATAGCTGAAAACGGAAATTTAGCAACTGTAAATGCAAAAGTTAATTCTGTAGATTTAAGTAAAGTGGAAAAATATATAACAGCAAATACGAGAAAAATATTACAGGATAACAATATAGAAACAACAGGAAATAAAGCAGATGATGCATTGCTTAAAGAAACTATAAAAAGAATAAAAGATTCTTCAACTGGGTTTAAAGAGACTAAGGTAAATATATATTTAGAAAAGGAAAACAATCAGTGGATAGTTACAGATGAGGGTGAATTAATAAATGCTATGGAAGGTAATTAAATGTGAAGCTACTAATTGTATTCATAATAATAATTGTCAATGTGAAGCAGAATCAGTAGATGTAGCTGGAGTGTCTGCATGTACATCTGAACAAACAGAGTGTAGTAGTTTCTGCTGCAGAATAAAAAATGTTATCTTTTTATAAAAAGATAGCATTTTTTAGTTATTATAAAAAGATTTATAATAAAAGATTAATGAAAAATCTGTATATTGGTATAGACATCTACATGTATAGTTGTTAATAATAGAAAACAGGAGAAAATAGAAGTATTATAAATTTAATTTGTTTAAATAAGAAAATTTAAGTAAAAATGCTTGATTTTAATCTAAAAAGTGATAAAATAAGTGTATCTTTTGATAGTAGATGCATAAAATATAGTATCAATTGAAAAATTATAAGCGCCAGAACTTAAGTAAGTTGGTTTAGTCAAATCATAGATTAAGCTTTCAAAAGGAAAGTTAGCATAGCTAAGTAAGTTCGCTTAGCCAAATCATAGATTTGGAAGCTCACTTAAGTTGACGAGGTTGGGGAGTATCGAAACTTCGGCGGGTGCCCCACGGTATCGCACTACCGTTAACGGTTAATAAAACTATGAAGTGATTTGTAGCACAATATTAACTTGGTGTAAAAACCTTCAACAGAAGATTTAATATTTAATAAAGATATTTTATTTTTGTTGATTAAATATATTAAAAACATTTAGAAAAAGGAAGGAAGAATTTTTATGTGCGGAATAGTTGGATTTTTAGGAAGTAGACAAGCATCTCCTATATTAGTAGAGGGATTATCAAAACTTGAATATAGAGGATATGACTCAGCAGGAGTTGCTATTTTACAAGATGAGGAAATAAAGGTTAGAAAGTTTAAAGGTCGTCTTAAGAATTTAGAAGAAAATTTAAAGGACAAGCCAATAAATGGATATATAGGTATAGGACATACTAGGTGGGCTACTCATGGAGAACCTTCGGATGTAAACTCACATCCTCATAGCAATGGTGAGGCTACGATAAGTGTAGTTCATAATGGAATAATAGAAAATTATATTAAATTAAGAGAATGGTTAACTTCAAAAGGATATGAATTTCAATCAGAAACAGATACAGAAGTTATACCTAATTTAATTGATTATTATTATAAGGGTGATTTATTTGAAGCTGTTACAAAAGCTACAGCTAAAATGGAAGGAAGTTATGCTATAGGAGTTATATGCAAAAACGAACCAGATAAACTTATAGCAGTTAGAAAAGATAGTCCATTAATAGTTGGAATAGGGGAAAATGAATACTTTATAGCTTCAGATATTCCAGCAGTACTTGGATATACAAGAGATGTTTATCTTTTAGAGGATAAAGAATTTGTGGTATTAACTAATAATGGAGTAGAGCTTAAAACTGAAGATGGAGAGAAGATAGAAAAAGAAGTCTACCATGTAACTTGGAATGTTGATGCAGCAGAAAAAGGTGGTTATGAAGACTTTATGCTTAAAGAAATTCATGAACAACCAAAAGCTATAAAAGATACACTTTCATCAAGAATTTCTAATGATCATAAAGTATCATTAGAAAATATAGAAATTACAAAGGCAGAATTAGAATCATTTGATAGAATATTTATTGTTGCTTGCGGAACAGCATATCATGCTGGTTTATTAGGAAAAGTGGCAATAGAAAGATTAGCTAAAATTCCAGTTGAAGTTGATATAGCTTCAGAATTTAGATATAGAGATCCATTAATAACAGAAAAATCATTACTAATAGTTGTAAGTCAATCAGGTGAGACAGCAGATACACTTGCCGTTTTAAGAGATGCTAAGAGAACAGGGGCAAAAGTATTAGCAATAACAAATGTGGTAGGAAGTTCAGTTTCAAGAGAAGCAGATCATGTTTTATATACATGGGCTGGTCCAGAAATCGCAGTTGCATCTACAAAAGCTTATGAAACTCAACTTATAGCAATGTATATAGTGGCAATGTATTTTGGTGAAACTAAAGGAGTTTTATCAGGAGAAATGTCTAAAGAGTTAAAAGGTGAGTTATTAAGTTTACCGGATAAAGTAGAAGAAATTTTAAAACAAAAAGAAGACTTACAAAAATTTGCTTCAAAGAATTATATGGATAAGGATTTATTCTTCTTAGGAAGAGGTGTTGACTATGCAGTTGCACTAGAAGGTTCGTTAAAATTAAAAGAAATATCATATATTCATTCAGAAGCATATGCAGGAGGAGAATTAAAACACGGTCCTATAGCATTAATAGAGCAGGGAACTCCAGTTATTGCATTACTAACAGAAGACAAGCTAAAGGATAAAATGATAAGTAATATAAGAGAAGTTATTACAAGAGGAGCAAGGGTTTTAGCAATAGCTAATGAAGGAGATAAAGAAGCAGAACAAATAGCAGAAGATGTAATATATATACCAAAAACAAACTCATTACTATCTCCAGTATTATCAGTAGTACCTTTACAATTAATATCTTATTATATGGCAAAACAAAAAGGGTGCGATGTTGATAAGCCACGTAATCTTGCAAAATCAGTAACTGTAGAATAGTAATTATATAAAAATATATTAATGGGGTGTAAAATATGAAAGATGAATTAATGAGACTATTAGAAGAGTATAAAGAAACAGAATTTGCTATGGAAAAATATATGGATTTATTAAATGAAAAAGATTATGCACAAGGTAAATTGGATTTTGTTAAGGTTATAATATCTGATTTAGAAAAGCTTGTTAAAGAAATTTAGTTATTATGGTATAAAGATTAAACATTTATTTGAGTGTTTAATCTTTTTTTTATTTTAAATTAAATAAATTTTAAGATAAAACAGAATTAAAAAATATTCAGAAAAATATATGCCAATAAGCTATTTTAAACAATAAAAATGATATAATTATATATATATGTTTATAAAATTACATTGATATAAGGCTATTTTAGATTGAATTTGTATAAAAATGAGGGGGATGCTATGACTTTTACTTTATCAGAAAAAAAGGAAAATAAAAAATTGAAAAATATAATTAAAATTTTGTTATTAACAATACTATTTGTTACTATAGCTTTAATTATTAATTTTTTCTTTACTAAGGGAATTAGAGTAGCTAAAGTAGCATTTCTAAATGATATAGGAGTTATAAATTACACATTAGCTATTATATCAATGGCCACTTGCTGGCTGTATTATTATATTCATAAAAAAACTATATTTTTTATAATTACATTAATATATTTCAGCTTTGGTATAGAGTATATTTATTTAAGCTTAATATTAAACAATGAAGAAGATGGTTTATTAAGATTTGTTCCATTAATGGTATTAACATATCTGTTTAGAAGTATATTGATATTATTTACTATATTACAAAAAA from Clostridium septicum includes these protein-coding regions:
- a CDS encoding ABC transporter permease, which codes for MKFSDLVQIIWKNMWKRRTRTIFTMSGVVIGCLAVFIISSITNGFQKYLTDEMESMMDTSVITLTPYWGAEEGKDKKEGASKKTKLDNKSVEELEKLYFITEVMPKKYTNVSTKLKKTEGFARVLATDFITNKEEDLLFGRYPRKGSKEIVLGYETAKELLGYTWEEKVKDEDEYNSLIGKSVKMGINLGYDEDGKLIDGKKFSAKIVGVLSNGKMEYNYLIQAPIKFVDSIIKSNVNLPKEEIDKMLNTYEEIGVKVDDKSKLEEYEETLKSMGYSTRSLIDFEKQSKSMLLGVTLVLGTLAGISLLVAALGITNTMDMAIYERNKEIGVIKVIGGSLNDVRKIFVGEACAISFTGGSIAIVLGLIVDLIINNVGKSMTQSIMGQPISSIAIPSIGLIIGILTFSLFIGFIAGILPANKAAKTNVITAIR
- a CDS encoding DUF5105 domain-containing protein, translating into MKMKKGTLILSFFILILTLVGCKEEVHMDSKETVTFFIDSLCSGDFKSVDKVLKYPKYNKLITKDEKLKEMYSVLFAKCKVEILDIAENGNLATVNAKVNSVDLSKVEKYITANTRKILQDNNIETTGNKADDALLKETIKRIKDSSTGFKETKVNIYLEKENNQWIVTDEGELINAMEGN
- the glmS gene encoding glutamine--fructose-6-phosphate transaminase (isomerizing), with amino-acid sequence MCGIVGFLGSRQASPILVEGLSKLEYRGYDSAGVAILQDEEIKVRKFKGRLKNLEENLKDKPINGYIGIGHTRWATHGEPSDVNSHPHSNGEATISVVHNGIIENYIKLREWLTSKGYEFQSETDTEVIPNLIDYYYKGDLFEAVTKATAKMEGSYAIGVICKNEPDKLIAVRKDSPLIVGIGENEYFIASDIPAVLGYTRDVYLLEDKEFVVLTNNGVELKTEDGEKIEKEVYHVTWNVDAAEKGGYEDFMLKEIHEQPKAIKDTLSSRISNDHKVSLENIEITKAELESFDRIFIVACGTAYHAGLLGKVAIERLAKIPVEVDIASEFRYRDPLITEKSLLIVVSQSGETADTLAVLRDAKRTGAKVLAITNVVGSSVSREADHVLYTWAGPEIAVASTKAYETQLIAMYIVAMYFGETKGVLSGEMSKELKGELLSLPDKVEEILKQKEDLQKFASKNYMDKDLFFLGRGVDYAVALEGSLKLKEISYIHSEAYAGGELKHGPIALIEQGTPVIALLTEDKLKDKMISNIREVITRGARVLAIANEGDKEAEQIAEDVIYIPKTNSLLSPVLSVVPLQLISYYMAKQKGCDVDKPRNLAKSVTVE
- a CDS encoding DUF1540 domain-containing protein, translating into MLWKVIKCEATNCIHNNNCQCEAESVDVAGVSACTSEQTECSSFCCRIKNVIFL
- a CDS encoding GIY-YIG nuclease family protein — protein: MNYVYILKCADNTLYTGWTNNLEKRLKTHSLGKGAKYTRCRLPIELVYYETFDDKILAMKREYEIKQLKREEKLNIIKGNK